One stretch of Actinacidiphila sp. DG2A-62 DNA includes these proteins:
- a CDS encoding lactonase family protein, protein MTSTSAAAHRSTHRPTHRPGRRARAALATGAALATAGGAALLAGAPVASAAPASPAAAASASVRAASTAVFVQSDAPGGNTVVAYHRAPDGSLVQRGVYPTGGRGGVLDGSVVDHLASQGSLAYDRHDHLLYAVNAGSDTVTVFAVRGERLTQLQVIGSGGSFPVSIAVRGGLVYVANALDGGSIQGFARAGDRLVRVPSWRRGLGLDPDAAPQFTHTPGQISFTPDGSKLVVTTKAAADTIDVFPLDAFGGPSARPVVTATPGAVPFGFVFDAAGRLQVTEAGPNAVATFAVRPDGRLTPVGQAATGQAATCWIVRAGDHLYASNAGSGTLSGYRADAAGGLTALGETGTGGGTVDTAVSSDGRFLYAQTGATGSVDAFRLGEDGSLTPVGTVTVPDAVGGEGIVAG, encoded by the coding sequence ATGACTTCGACCTCCGCCGCCGCGCACCGGTCCACGCACCGGCCCACGCACCGCCCCGGGCGCCGCGCCCGTGCCGCCCTCGCCACCGGCGCGGCGCTCGCCACCGCGGGCGGCGCCGCCCTGCTGGCCGGCGCGCCCGTGGCATCGGCGGCCCCCGCGTCCCCCGCGGCAGCCGCCTCCGCGTCCGTGCGCGCCGCGAGTACCGCCGTGTTCGTCCAGAGCGACGCCCCCGGCGGCAACACGGTGGTGGCGTACCACCGCGCCCCCGACGGCAGTCTCGTCCAGCGCGGCGTCTATCCGACCGGCGGCCGGGGCGGCGTCCTCGACGGCTCGGTCGTCGACCACCTCGCCTCCCAGGGCTCGCTCGCCTACGACCGGCACGACCACCTGCTCTACGCGGTCAACGCGGGCAGCGACACCGTCACCGTCTTCGCCGTGCGCGGCGAGCGGCTCACCCAACTGCAGGTCATCGGCTCCGGCGGCAGCTTCCCGGTGAGCATCGCCGTGCGTGGCGGCCTGGTCTACGTCGCCAACGCGCTGGACGGCGGCTCGATCCAGGGCTTCGCACGGGCCGGCGACCGCCTCGTGCGCGTCCCGTCCTGGCGCCGCGGGCTCGGCCTCGACCCCGACGCCGCGCCGCAGTTCACCCACACGCCGGGCCAGATCTCCTTCACCCCGGACGGGTCCAAGCTCGTCGTCACCACGAAGGCCGCGGCCGACACCATCGACGTCTTCCCGCTGGACGCGTTCGGCGGTCCCTCGGCCCGCCCGGTCGTCACCGCGACACCCGGCGCCGTGCCGTTCGGCTTCGTCTTCGACGCGGCGGGCCGTCTCCAGGTCACCGAGGCGGGCCCGAACGCGGTGGCGACCTTCGCCGTACGGCCGGACGGCCGGCTGACCCCGGTCGGGCAGGCGGCCACCGGGCAGGCCGCCACCTGCTGGATCGTCCGGGCCGGCGACCACCTCTACGCCTCGAACGCCGGCAGCGGCACCCTGTCCGGCTACCGGGCGGACGCGGCGGGCGGGCTCACCGCGCTGGGCGAGACCGGGACGGGCGGCGGCACGGTCGACACGGCCGTCTCCTCCGACGGCCGGTTCCTCTACGCGCAGACCGGCGCCACCGGCTCGGTGGACGCCTTCCGCCTCGGCGAGGACGGCTCGCTGACCCCGGTCGGCACCGTGACCGTCCCGGACGCGGTCGGCGGCGAGGGCATCGTCGCGGGCTGA
- a CDS encoding FAD-dependent oxidoreductase — MAGGGQQQRAVVLGASMAGLLTAAVLSRSYGSVTVVERDELPREPAHRRGVPQSHHTHALLARGIEVLDELLPGLRAQLLDAGAHDGDLLGNVRWMVNGHRLSRRHIGQPLLFCGRELLEGLVRERVRQLRGVTFADGTDVEGLVASADGRRVKGVRTAPARGAAERAGEPAGGAADDSGVLTADLVVDTTGRGSRTPRWLRELGYAPPPVERMTVDVAYATRPYRLPEGFLGGDRLVLNGWTPDSPRAGAVVSVEGGRHLVTLAGLLGDRPPTDPKEFEEFAGTLDFPDIGDAVRAGEPLGEPVAFRYPSNLRHRYELLGDFPQGLLVLGDAFCAFNPLYGQGMTSAALQARALAQTLAGDRKPDWRGYFKAAAAAVDDPWEITTFSDLVFPGVQGHRSPRVRFTNAYLARLHAAAVSDPALSEAFVHVTGLVAAPRSLLRPDLAARVLLRGGPLLPVPAARRG, encoded by the coding sequence ATGGCCGGTGGGGGACAGCAGCAGCGTGCCGTGGTGCTGGGCGCGAGCATGGCGGGACTGCTCACCGCCGCGGTGCTGAGCAGGTCGTACGGCTCGGTGACCGTGGTGGAGCGGGACGAGCTGCCGCGGGAGCCCGCGCACCGCAGGGGCGTTCCGCAGAGCCATCACACCCACGCCCTGCTGGCCCGCGGCATCGAGGTCCTGGACGAGCTGCTGCCGGGGCTGCGGGCACAGCTCCTCGACGCGGGCGCGCACGACGGCGACCTGCTGGGCAATGTGCGCTGGATGGTCAACGGCCACCGGCTCAGCCGCAGGCACATCGGCCAGCCGCTGCTGTTCTGCGGCCGCGAGCTGCTGGAGGGCCTGGTCAGGGAGCGGGTGCGGCAGCTGCGCGGGGTGACGTTCGCCGACGGCACGGACGTGGAGGGGCTGGTGGCCTCCGCCGACGGCCGCAGGGTGAAGGGCGTGCGGACCGCTCCGGCGCGCGGCGCGGCGGAAAGGGCCGGGGAGCCGGCAGGCGGCGCCGCGGACGACTCGGGCGTCCTCACCGCCGACCTCGTGGTGGACACGACCGGACGCGGCTCCCGTACGCCCCGGTGGCTGCGCGAACTCGGTTACGCGCCGCCCCCGGTGGAGCGGATGACCGTCGACGTCGCCTACGCCACCCGCCCCTACCGCTTACCGGAGGGCTTCCTCGGCGGGGACCGGCTGGTGCTGAACGGCTGGACCCCCGACAGCCCGCGGGCCGGCGCGGTGGTGTCCGTCGAGGGCGGGCGGCACCTGGTGACCCTGGCCGGCCTGCTCGGCGACCGGCCGCCCACCGACCCCAAGGAGTTCGAGGAGTTCGCCGGCACCCTCGACTTCCCCGACATCGGCGACGCGGTACGGGCGGGCGAGCCGCTCGGCGAACCGGTCGCCTTCCGTTACCCCTCCAACCTCCGGCACCGCTACGAGCTGCTCGGCGACTTCCCCCAGGGCCTGCTGGTGCTCGGCGACGCGTTCTGCGCGTTCAACCCGCTCTACGGGCAGGGCATGACCTCGGCCGCGCTCCAGGCCCGCGCGCTCGCGCAGACGCTGGCCGGCGACCGGAAGCCGGACTGGCGCGGCTACTTCAAGGCCGCGGCCGCGGCGGTCGACGACCCGTGGGAGATCACCACCTTCTCCGACCTGGTGTTCCCCGGCGTGCAGGGCCACCGCTCCCCGCGCGTCCGCTTCACCAACGCCTACCTCGCCCGGCTGCACGCCGCGGCCGTGTCCGATCCGGCGCTGTCCGAGGCGTTCGTGCACGTCACCGGATTGGTCGCGGCGCCGCGCAGCCTGCTGCGCCCCGATCTCGCGGCCCGGGTGCTGCTGCGCGGCGGCCCCCTGCTGCCCGTGCCGGCGGCCCGCCGCGGCTGA
- a CDS encoding TetR/AcrR family transcriptional regulator — MTQTAPGTGRRVSEARERLLRTAARLFYAEGIHTVGVDRLVAEAKVTNATFYRHFRSKDDLAVAYIGGVDQAVRGQIGSLMATDLPADGILRGIGASLAEQIASPGYRGCAFLNAAAEYPSPEAPVHRAVVHHREWFLQTITGLFAEVSDAPAEPAWHFVMLRDGAMSAGHLGDPAPAGETLTRGIDGLLRVHCGRGAHAPAAGSARAPAADADAPAKHPAADADAPEPPAAGIDCAPSGA, encoded by the coding sequence ATGACACAGACGGCACCCGGCACCGGCAGGAGGGTCTCCGAGGCCCGCGAGCGGCTGCTGAGGACCGCCGCGCGGCTCTTCTACGCCGAGGGCATCCACACCGTGGGCGTGGACCGCCTGGTCGCCGAGGCCAAGGTCACCAACGCCACCTTCTACCGGCACTTCCGCAGCAAGGACGACCTGGCGGTGGCGTACATCGGCGGCGTCGACCAGGCGGTCCGCGGCCAGATCGGCTCGCTGATGGCGACCGACCTGCCGGCCGACGGCATCCTGCGCGGCATCGGCGCGTCCCTGGCCGAGCAGATCGCCTCGCCCGGCTACCGCGGCTGCGCCTTCCTCAACGCCGCGGCGGAGTACCCCTCCCCCGAGGCGCCGGTCCACCGGGCGGTCGTGCACCACCGCGAGTGGTTCCTGCAGACGATCACCGGGCTGTTCGCCGAGGTGTCGGACGCCCCCGCCGAACCCGCCTGGCACTTCGTGATGCTCCGCGACGGTGCGATGAGCGCCGGCCACCTCGGCGACCCGGCGCCGGCCGGCGAGACGCTGACGCGCGGCATCGACGGACTGCTGCGCGTGCACTGCGGCCGCGGCGCGCACGCGCCCGCCGCCGGGTCCGCGCGGGCCCCGGCGGCGGATGCCGATGCTCCCGCAAAGCACCCGGCGGCGGACGCCGATGCCCCCGAGCCCCCGGCGGCGGGCATCGACTGCGCGCCGTCCGGGGCGTGA
- a CDS encoding nuclear transport factor 2 family protein, protein MRSFREAVEAGDIDAATDLLADDVVFTSPVAFRPYEGKPLTAAILRAVLRVLAGFRYERQIGDPDGRDQALVFTATVDGKQIQGCDFLHLDEDGRIDQFTVMVRPLSAAQALSAAMAAQFDRIQQEAAAEQR, encoded by the coding sequence GTGCGCTCATTCCGCGAGGCCGTAGAAGCAGGCGACATCGACGCCGCGACGGACCTGCTGGCCGACGACGTGGTCTTCACCAGCCCGGTCGCCTTCCGCCCCTACGAGGGCAAACCCCTCACCGCGGCGATTCTGCGCGCGGTGCTCCGGGTCCTCGCGGGCTTCCGCTACGAGCGCCAGATCGGCGACCCCGACGGCCGCGACCAGGCGCTGGTGTTCACCGCGACCGTCGACGGCAAGCAGATCCAGGGCTGCGACTTCCTCCACCTCGACGAGGACGGCAGGATCGACCAGTTCACGGTGATGGTGCGCCCGCTGTCCGCCGCGCAGGCGCTCTCCGCCGCCATGGCCGCCCAGTTCGACCGCATCCAGCAGGAGGCCGCCGCCGAGCAGCGGTGA
- a CDS encoding adenosine deaminase family protein: MIIHGFSHGRRALRAGVGLGALAALCSLAVPAPAQARPATATASARAAAPAAAPGSTAALRPTAAEAGTDAYLDSVRDDPRLLRDFFLRMPKGGDLHNHLSGAVSTEYLIRQAAADGLCIQTATMTAVEPPCGPGTRPAADATTDRAFHDAILRAWSMQDFPPDGNGHDHFFDAFGKFGEVTWKHRGAMLAEVADEAAAQHQFYLETMVTPASDGAKKLAAQVGWDGDPAATHARLTAGGKLDAVVEQARKEADDADAEFRTAGRCGTDRARPGCGLAVRWISQVSRGTAPERVFAQMEVGVRLAEVDHRFVAVNLVQPEDGEVALRDYSLQMRMLRYLRGVYPRAHVTLHAGELRPGLVKPADLAFHIREAVDVAGAERVGHGVDLLHEDHWQDTARTMAARQVAVEVPFTSNAQILGVKGDEHPFATYRAYHVPVVLATDDQGISRIDITHEYAYAARTYHLSYEDMKDLARASLQYAFLPGASLWQGNPTVQGYRPQVACRGQLPGSAGPLTPACRRLLDRSAKAAVEWRQEAAFAAFERTYGAAR; the protein is encoded by the coding sequence ATGATCATCCATGGTTTCTCCCACGGGCGCCGCGCGCTGCGGGCCGGCGTCGGCCTCGGAGCGCTCGCCGCGCTCTGCTCGCTGGCCGTCCCGGCGCCGGCCCAGGCGCGGCCGGCGACCGCGACCGCCTCGGCCCGCGCCGCCGCCCCGGCCGCCGCACCCGGTTCGACGGCCGCCCTCCGGCCGACCGCCGCCGAAGCGGGCACCGACGCGTACCTGGACTCCGTACGGGACGACCCGCGCCTGCTGCGCGACTTCTTCCTGCGCATGCCCAAGGGCGGGGACCTGCACAACCACCTGTCCGGCGCGGTCTCCACCGAGTACCTGATCCGGCAGGCCGCCGCCGACGGGCTGTGCATCCAGACCGCGACGATGACCGCGGTCGAGCCGCCCTGCGGGCCCGGCACCCGCCCGGCCGCCGACGCCACGACCGACCGCGCCTTCCACGACGCGATCCTGCGCGCCTGGTCCATGCAGGACTTCCCGCCGGACGGCAACGGCCACGACCACTTCTTCGACGCCTTCGGCAAGTTCGGCGAGGTCACCTGGAAGCACCGCGGCGCGATGCTCGCCGAGGTGGCCGACGAGGCCGCCGCGCAGCACCAGTTCTACCTGGAGACGATGGTCACCCCCGCCTCGGACGGGGCCAAGAAGCTGGCCGCGCAGGTCGGTTGGGACGGCGACCCCGCCGCCACCCACGCGCGGCTGACGGCCGGCGGCAAGCTGGACGCGGTGGTCGAGCAGGCCCGCAAGGAGGCCGACGACGCCGACGCGGAGTTCCGCACGGCCGGCCGCTGCGGCACCGACCGGGCACGCCCCGGCTGCGGCCTGGCGGTCCGCTGGATCTCCCAGGTCTCCCGCGGCACCGCGCCCGAGCGGGTCTTCGCGCAGATGGAGGTCGGCGTGCGGCTGGCCGAGGTCGACCACCGGTTCGTGGCGGTCAATCTCGTGCAGCCCGAGGACGGCGAGGTCGCGCTGCGCGACTACAGCCTCCAGATGCGCATGCTGCGCTATCTGCGCGGGGTCTACCCGCGGGCCCATGTCACCCTGCACGCGGGCGAGTTGCGGCCGGGCCTGGTGAAGCCGGCCGACCTCGCCTTCCACATCCGGGAGGCGGTCGACGTCGCCGGCGCCGAGCGTGTCGGCCACGGCGTGGACCTGCTGCACGAGGACCACTGGCAGGACACCGCCCGCACGATGGCCGCCCGCCAGGTGGCGGTCGAGGTGCCGTTCACCAGCAACGCGCAGATCCTCGGGGTCAAGGGCGACGAGCACCCCTTCGCCACCTACCGGGCGTACCACGTGCCCGTCGTGCTGGCCACCGACGACCAGGGCATCTCGCGGATCGACATCACCCACGAGTACGCGTACGCCGCCCGGACCTACCACTTGTCGTACGAGGACATGAAGGACCTGGCCCGCGCCTCGCTCCAGTACGCCTTCCTTCCCGGCGCCTCCCTGTGGCAGGGCAACCCCACCGTCCAGGGCTACCGCCCGCAGGTCGCCTGCCGTGGACAACTCCCCGGCAGCGCTGGCCCGTTGACCCCCGCGTGCCGCCGGCTGCTGGACCGCAGCGCGAAGGCCGCGGTGGAGTGGCGGCAGGAGGCGGCGTTCGCCGCGTTCGAGAGGACGTACGGCGCGGCGCGCTGA
- a CDS encoding glycoside hydrolase family 125 protein → MPFPTTVRDHPVVREAVRRLDALGDPRFGRTLVRCLDDTLARTIRAMPDGTAFVVTGDIPAMWLRDSTTQLMPYLALTRDDPALGDLVAAVLGRQYAQIARDPYANAFNAGPSGRAHDPDDLCDDPWVWERKYEVDSLAFPLLLAHRFWLATGRTDHLAGAARTARAAVAVWRTEQDHATASRYRFVRASGPPSDTLPNDGRGTPVARTGMTWSGFRPSDDACAYGYNVPANLCAAAALDGVADLARFLTDTALADDAGALAAELREGVRRHGIVSRPGLGDVYAYEVDGLGHALLMDDANMPSLLSLPLVAGVSPDDPLYAATRRFVLSPANPTWYRGAAAEGVGSPHTPEDHIWPIALAVQGLTADTHEEKLRALTTLVDTDAGTGAMHESFHKDDPRRFTRPWFSWADAMYAELALDIAGLGTRALWTARAGEAVGAPDGPAAAGDLGDTAAGRAAD, encoded by the coding sequence ATGCCGTTCCCCACCACCGTCAGGGACCACCCGGTCGTCCGGGAGGCGGTGCGCCGCCTGGACGCGCTCGGCGACCCGCGCTTCGGCCGGACCCTGGTGCGCTGCCTGGACGACACCCTCGCCCGCACCATCAGGGCGATGCCCGACGGCACCGCGTTCGTGGTGACCGGCGACATCCCCGCGATGTGGCTGCGCGACTCGACCACGCAGCTGATGCCCTACCTCGCGCTCACCCGCGACGACCCGGCGCTGGGGGACCTGGTGGCCGCCGTGCTGGGCCGCCAGTACGCGCAGATCGCCCGCGACCCGTACGCCAACGCCTTCAACGCGGGCCCCTCCGGCCGGGCGCACGACCCGGACGACCTGTGCGACGACCCGTGGGTGTGGGAGCGGAAGTACGAGGTCGACTCGCTCGCCTTCCCGCTGCTGCTGGCCCACCGCTTCTGGCTGGCCACCGGGCGCACCGACCACCTGGCCGGGGCCGCCCGCACCGCCCGGGCCGCCGTCGCCGTATGGCGCACCGAGCAGGACCACGCCACCGCCTCGCGCTACCGCTTCGTCCGCGCCTCGGGGCCGCCGAGCGACACGCTGCCGAACGACGGCCGGGGCACGCCGGTCGCCCGCACCGGCATGACCTGGAGCGGCTTCCGGCCGAGCGACGACGCCTGCGCCTACGGGTACAACGTGCCGGCGAACCTGTGCGCCGCGGCCGCCCTGGACGGCGTCGCCGACCTCGCCCGCTTCCTGACCGACACCGCGCTCGCCGACGACGCGGGCGCCCTCGCGGCCGAACTGCGCGAAGGGGTGCGCCGGCACGGCATCGTCAGCCGCCCCGGCCTCGGCGACGTCTACGCCTACGAGGTGGACGGGCTCGGCCACGCGCTGCTGATGGACGACGCGAACATGCCGAGCCTGCTGTCGCTGCCGCTGGTCGCCGGCGTCTCCCCGGACGACCCGCTGTACGCGGCGACGCGGCGGTTCGTGCTCTCCCCGGCCAACCCGACGTGGTACCGCGGCGCCGCCGCCGAGGGGGTGGGCAGCCCGCACACCCCCGAGGACCACATCTGGCCGATCGCCCTCGCCGTGCAGGGCCTGACCGCCGATACGCACGAGGAGAAGCTCCGCGCGCTGACCACACTGGTGGACACCGACGCGGGCACCGGCGCGATGCACGAGTCCTTCCACAAGGACGACCCGCGGCGGTTCACCCGGCCGTGGTTCTCCTGGGCGGACGCGATGTACGCGGAACTCGCCCTGGACATCGCGGGCCTGGGCACCCGCGCGCTGTGGACCGCGCGGGCGGGGGAGGCCGTGGGCGCTCCTGACGGACCGGCCGCGGCCGGGGACCTCGGCGACACCGCCGCCGGCCGCGCGGCTGACTGA
- a CDS encoding LacI family DNA-binding transcriptional regulator gives MTVRRGGGPTMQDVGKLAQVSAMTVSRVLKNDPGVSEATRARVFAAVDRLGYRRNETARSLRLGGSGMIGLVVTNLANPFYSRLALGVQDVATEYGFRVVLSNSAEQADREPGLVDGLVDHQVEGLIVVPAGSRQQHLAEAMRRVPVVLAARPPAGLDTDCVLVEDFHGAREATACLLAEGHTRIAFLGNPPALYTGAERLRGFWAAHEEAGVEPDHALIRQGLVDAATAELATADLLAGPAGPTALFCTNNRISQGAIRAMYKAGTSVPLAGFDDFDLSDVLGLPLTLVSYDADEIGRQAARLLIDRLDQRDAEPRASRRVTVPTRVVRHGPLPGA, from the coding sequence ATGACCGTACGCCGCGGCGGCGGGCCGACCATGCAGGACGTCGGGAAACTCGCGCAGGTCAGCGCCATGACCGTGTCGCGGGTGCTGAAGAACGACCCCGGGGTGTCCGAGGCGACCCGCGCGCGCGTCTTCGCCGCCGTCGACCGGCTCGGCTACCGCCGCAACGAGACCGCGCGCAGCCTGCGCCTCGGCGGCAGCGGCATGATCGGCCTGGTCGTCACCAACCTCGCCAACCCCTTCTACTCGCGCCTGGCACTGGGCGTCCAGGACGTCGCCACCGAATACGGCTTCAGGGTCGTGCTCAGCAACTCCGCCGAACAGGCCGACCGCGAGCCGGGCCTGGTCGACGGCCTGGTCGACCACCAGGTCGAAGGGCTGATCGTGGTGCCGGCCGGCAGCCGCCAGCAGCACCTGGCCGAGGCCATGCGCCGGGTGCCGGTCGTGCTGGCCGCCCGGCCGCCGGCCGGCCTCGACACCGACTGCGTGCTGGTCGAGGACTTCCACGGGGCCCGCGAGGCCACCGCGTGCCTGCTGGCCGAGGGGCACACCCGGATCGCCTTCCTCGGCAACCCGCCCGCGCTGTACACCGGGGCGGAACGCCTGCGCGGCTTCTGGGCGGCGCACGAGGAGGCCGGCGTCGAGCCGGACCACGCGCTCATCCGCCAGGGCCTGGTCGACGCCGCGACCGCGGAGCTGGCGACCGCGGACCTGCTGGCCGGGCCGGCCGGGCCGACCGCGCTGTTCTGCACCAACAACCGCATCAGCCAGGGCGCGATCCGGGCGATGTACAAGGCGGGCACGAGTGTGCCGCTGGCCGGCTTCGACGACTTCGACCTGTCCGACGTCCTCGGCCTGCCGCTGACCCTGGTCTCCTACGACGCCGACGAGATAGGGCGGCAGGCCGCCCGGCTGCTGATCGACCGGCTCGACCAGCGGGACGCCGAGCCGCGCGCCTCGCGCCGCGTCACCGTCCCCACCCGCGTCGTCCGCCACGGCCCGCTCCCCGGCGCATGA
- a CDS encoding ROK family protein has protein sequence MSGRFAGAGGVLGAAGGTGPDTSPAPGAAGRTAGAGVSEGAGGGAAAAAGRTAALVPVLDVGGTHVTAALVDPADGLPVPASVTRRELGSHAGADGILDAIAEAAAGLPAGHLPRWGVAMPGPFDYAAGIGRFSGVGKFESLSGVDVGAGLLRRLAGRAERMCFLNDADAFALGEYRAGAAAGHERVLCLTLGTGVGSSFLRGRPVHDGPDVPPEGHAHRLTVAGRPLEDTVSRRAMRAHYARLAAAAGSREDDLAGERARGGGADGADDLADDRAGERAAPDVREIAARAARGDAVAAEVFRYAFDALGRALAPWAGRFGAGAVVVGGSMARSWDLVAPALAGGLAAAGGPAAAVLPARRPDHAPLIGAAQWVRDAPGAA, from the coding sequence GTGAGCGGGAGGTTCGCGGGCGCGGGCGGCGTCCTGGGCGCCGCCGGCGGCACGGGTCCGGACACCTCGCCGGCGCCCGGGGCCGCGGGCCGGACGGCCGGCGCGGGCGTCTCCGAGGGAGCGGGCGGCGGCGCCGCTGCCGCCGCGGGCCGCACCGCCGCGCTCGTGCCGGTGCTCGACGTCGGCGGCACACACGTCACCGCCGCGCTCGTCGACCCCGCGGACGGCCTGCCGGTGCCGGCCTCGGTGACCCGCAGGGAGCTGGGCTCGCACGCCGGCGCCGACGGCATCCTCGACGCCATCGCCGAGGCCGCCGCGGGACTTCCCGCGGGCCACCTGCCGCGCTGGGGCGTGGCCATGCCGGGACCCTTCGACTACGCCGCCGGGATCGGCCGGTTCAGCGGCGTCGGCAAGTTCGAGTCGCTGTCCGGCGTCGACGTCGGCGCGGGGCTGCTACGGCGGCTGGCCGGCCGCGCCGAGCGGATGTGCTTCCTCAACGACGCCGACGCCTTCGCCCTCGGCGAGTACCGCGCCGGCGCCGCCGCCGGGCACGAGCGGGTGCTCTGCCTGACGCTGGGCACCGGCGTGGGCTCCTCGTTCCTGCGCGGCCGGCCGGTGCACGACGGCCCCGACGTGCCGCCCGAGGGCCATGCGCACCGGCTGACGGTGGCCGGCCGGCCGCTGGAGGACACCGTCTCGCGCCGGGCGATGCGCGCGCACTACGCCCGCCTCGCGGCTGCCGCCGGCAGCCGGGAGGACGACCTGGCGGGCGAGCGGGCCCGCGGCGGGGGAGCCGACGGGGCGGACGACCTGGCGGACGACCGGGCCGGCGAGCGCGCCGCACCGGACGTGCGCGAGATCGCGGCGCGGGCCGCGCGGGGGGACGCCGTCGCCGCGGAGGTCTTCCGCTACGCTTTCGACGCGCTCGGCCGGGCGCTGGCCCCGTGGGCCGGCCGCTTCGGGGCCGGCGCGGTGGTCGTCGGCGGCTCCATGGCCCGCTCCTGGGACCTGGTCGCACCCGCGCTGGCCGGCGGACTCGCGGCGGCCGGCGGACCCGCGGCGGCCGTCCTGCCCGCCCGGCGGCCCGACCACGCGCCGCTGATCGGAGCCGCCCAGTGGGTGCGGGACGCACCCGGAGCGGCATGA
- a CDS encoding ABC transporter substrate-binding protein, with amino-acid sequence MSATGRNRPAGVPLGRRRFFAGMAAGAAVLAVEGCARGSSTSAQPGTTSLSNDNATWDDGYRSAGRELKKITGYALRPLSNPSVTSYQQVVQMTLQTSKATDLVKWASGYQLKRLARAGGLTDLSGVWREYAAKGWVREASRDAVSYRQKVYGVPLYESYYVLFYSKPVFAKLGLTAPRSWDELLHCAEVLKRNRITPFLASQVGGWPAIEWFQELVTKVDPVFYRKLVAGQASYTDAPARQAMDIWQDFMRKGWMTAPDFDQARGPGALKSGTVGMFLHGTWQAQGIAAAGMKAGVDYDAFILPTVRPSTPKSVIAESGVFVVPSRASSHTAAMANARAWLDPSVQRVWSDFLQDSSANPTVPSGNPVVARLQRDIASEHRTPLIRYWEASPPSLIQGNTDDLGGFMAGQTSPATTLRRMQDRARDEWAAWRRDEA; translated from the coding sequence ATGTCAGCAACGGGCAGGAACCGTCCGGCGGGCGTGCCGCTCGGCCGGCGCCGCTTTTTCGCCGGGATGGCCGCGGGAGCGGCCGTCCTCGCGGTGGAGGGCTGCGCCCGCGGAAGCAGCACGTCCGCCCAGCCGGGCACCACCAGCCTCTCCAACGACAACGCCACCTGGGACGACGGCTACCGCTCCGCGGGACGCGAGCTGAAGAAGATCACCGGCTACGCGCTGCGGCCGCTGTCGAACCCGTCGGTGACCTCGTACCAGCAGGTGGTCCAGATGACCCTGCAGACCTCGAAGGCCACCGACCTGGTCAAGTGGGCGTCGGGCTACCAGCTCAAGCGGCTGGCCCGGGCCGGCGGGCTGACCGACCTCAGCGGCGTGTGGCGGGAGTACGCGGCCAAGGGCTGGGTGCGCGAGGCGTCCCGGGACGCGGTGTCGTACCGGCAGAAGGTCTACGGCGTCCCGCTGTACGAGTCCTACTACGTGCTCTTCTACAGCAAGCCGGTGTTCGCCAAGCTGGGCCTGACCGCGCCGCGCAGCTGGGACGAGCTGCTGCACTGCGCCGAGGTCCTCAAGCGCAACCGGATCACGCCGTTCCTGGCCAGCCAGGTCGGCGGATGGCCGGCCATCGAGTGGTTCCAGGAGCTGGTCACCAAGGTCGACCCGGTCTTCTACCGGAAGCTGGTGGCCGGCCAGGCCTCGTACACCGACGCCCCGGCGCGCCAGGCGATGGACATCTGGCAGGACTTCATGCGCAAGGGCTGGATGACCGCGCCCGACTTCGACCAGGCCCGCGGGCCCGGGGCGCTGAAGTCCGGCACGGTCGGGATGTTCCTGCACGGCACCTGGCAGGCGCAGGGCATCGCCGCCGCGGGGATGAAGGCGGGCGTCGACTACGACGCCTTCATCCTGCCGACGGTGCGGCCGTCCACGCCCAAGAGCGTGATCGCCGAGTCCGGGGTGTTCGTGGTGCCCAGCCGCGCCTCCTCGCACACCGCCGCCATGGCGAACGCCCGGGCGTGGCTGGACCCGTCGGTGCAGCGGGTGTGGAGCGACTTCCTGCAGGACAGCTCCGCCAACCCGACGGTGCCCTCGGGCAATCCGGTGGTGGCCCGGCTGCAGCGCGACATCGCGAGCGAGCACCGGACCCCGCTGATCCGCTACTGGGAGGCCAGCCCGCCGAGCCTCATCCAGGGCAACACCGACGACCTGGGCGGGTTCATGGCCGGGCAGACCTCGCCGGCCACCACGCTGCGCCGGATGCAGGACCGGGCGCGGGACGAATGGGCGGCCTGGAGGCGGGACGAGGCATGA